A part of Desulfovibrio sp. TomC genomic DNA contains:
- a CDS encoding alkaline phosphatase family protein yields the protein MSVTAKRVVVIGWDGATFDVIKPLMARGRMPALAALLARGAHGPLCSTVPPVTPVAWTSFATGASPGRHGIFDALTLDPASHEVRFVSAAMRRVPPVWRVLSDRARPAGAVNVPVTWPPDTVNGFVIPGMFTPTHIEEFTYPPEIRREIEAKFGTCRESPMLDPDPVKYLDNLLNGVDARCELTLWLMARQPLDYFCSVFMESDRVQHFFWGYRDPAHPRHAELGEAIELVYERLDAALGRIVAAAGEETAVAIVSDHGAGPLRRSIFLNKWLIDNGLLLLTGDLGATLGARRPPSALRRFVGAVAKAVLPASVIEARRRGKSAIHARINNLFSSIVDWQRSACVSEGIAGGLFFNAAVVKDADRPALIARLKEGLLAIVDPDTGAHPFMAVYAREELYQGEAVAGAPDVVTLCGPGYQVLVPHEIALYDQGAPTGLFAGHKWSGRHEQYGVFALAGPGVAPGITLTDAAMPDVTPTLLYALGEAATSDMDGRVLTQAFTAETLAARPIVGAVAAASAGVGAADDDGAAAMAEELSDLGYM from the coding sequence ACGCCCGTGGCCTGGACCAGCTTTGCCACCGGGGCCAGTCCCGGGCGGCACGGCATTTTCGATGCCCTGACCCTGGACCCGGCCAGCCATGAAGTGCGCTTCGTGTCGGCGGCCATGCGCCGGGTGCCGCCTGTGTGGCGGGTGCTCTCCGACCGGGCGCGGCCGGCCGGGGCCGTCAACGTGCCGGTCACCTGGCCGCCGGATACCGTAAACGGCTTTGTCATTCCGGGCATGTTCACCCCGACCCACATCGAAGAGTTCACGTATCCGCCGGAAATCCGGCGCGAAATCGAAGCGAAATTCGGGACTTGCCGCGAATCGCCCATGCTCGACCCGGACCCGGTCAAATATCTCGACAATCTGCTTAACGGCGTGGATGCCCGGTGCGAACTGACCCTGTGGCTGATGGCCCGCCAGCCGCTGGATTATTTCTGTTCGGTCTTCATGGAGTCCGACCGGGTGCAGCACTTCTTCTGGGGCTACCGCGACCCGGCCCACCCGCGCCACGCCGAACTGGGCGAGGCCATCGAGTTGGTCTATGAACGCCTGGACGCGGCCCTGGGGCGCATCGTGGCCGCTGCCGGCGAGGAAACCGCCGTGGCCATTGTCTCCGACCACGGAGCCGGGCCGCTGAGGCGCTCCATTTTTCTCAATAAGTGGCTCATAGACAACGGCCTGTTGCTGCTGACCGGCGACCTGGGCGCGACCCTTGGCGCACGCCGGCCGCCCTCGGCCCTGCGCCGCTTTGTGGGCGCCGTTGCCAAGGCCGTGCTGCCGGCCTCGGTCATCGAGGCCCGGCGTCGGGGCAAATCCGCCATCCACGCCCGCATCAACAACCTCTTTTCCTCCATTGTCGATTGGCAGCGCTCGGCCTGCGTCTCCGAAGGCATTGCCGGCGGTCTTTTTTTCAATGCGGCCGTAGTAAAGGACGCCGACCGGCCAGCGCTCATCGCCCGCCTCAAGGAAGGCCTGCTCGCCATTGTCGATCCCGACACCGGCGCGCACCCGTTCATGGCCGTCTACGCCCGGGAGGAGCTCTACCAGGGCGAGGCCGTGGCCGGCGCGCCGGATGTGGTGACCCTGTGCGGGCCGGGCTATCAGGTGCTTGTGCCCCACGAAATCGCGCTCTACGACCAGGGTGCGCCCACCGGCCTTTTCGCCGGCCACAAATGGAGCGGCCGCCACGAACAATACGGCGTGTTCGCCCTGGCCGGGCCGGGCGTTGCCCCTGGCATCACGCTCACCGACGCCGCCATGCCGGACGTGACGCCAACGCTCCTCTACGCCCTGGGCGAGGCCGCCACCAGCGACATGGACGGCCGGGTGCTGACGCAAGCCTTTACCGCCGAAACCCTGGCCGCCCGGCCCATCGTCGGTGCCGTGGCCGCCGCGTCAGCCGGCGTGGGCGCAGCCGACGACGACGGCGCGGCCGCCATGGCCGAGGAGTTGTCGGATTTGGGGTATATGTGA